A stretch of the Mesorhizobium huakuii genome encodes the following:
- a CDS encoding TIGR02594 family protein: MSDPAWISTARKYVGLREIKGPHHDPHILQFWKDIGTSIADDETAWCGAFVGGVLAETGIKPVAGGASSQAWLHLPVVLEKPAYGCIVVFWRNSPSSGLGHVGFVVGKDQHGNLMVLAGNQGDMVSIKPFAASGPNCRIKGFRWPGIYPLPERFELPLLNSDGTLSSKEA, encoded by the coding sequence ATGTCAGATCCCGCGTGGATTTCCACCGCCCGTAAGTATGTCGGCCTTCGCGAAATCAAAGGCCCGCACCACGATCCCCATATCCTCCAGTTCTGGAAGGATATCGGCACGTCGATCGCCGATGACGAAACCGCCTGGTGTGGTGCGTTCGTCGGTGGGGTGCTCGCCGAGACCGGCATAAAGCCCGTCGCCGGCGGCGCGTCCTCGCAGGCATGGCTGCATCTGCCCGTGGTTCTCGAAAAGCCCGCCTATGGCTGCATCGTGGTCTTCTGGCGCAATTCGCCGTCCAGCGGTCTCGGCCACGTCGGCTTTGTCGTCGGCAAGGATCAGCACGGCAACCTGATGGTGCTCGCCGGCAACCAGGGCGACATGGTGTCGATCAAGCCGTTTGCCGCGAGTGGTCCGAACTGCCGCATCAAGGGCTTCCGCTGGCCGGGCATCTACCCGCTGCCGGAACGATTTGAACTGCCCCTGCTTAACTCAGATGGGACACTTTCGTCCAAAGAGGCCTGA
- the lysC gene encoding Rz1-like lysis system protein LysC has product MAWCLVAFCGCSTAHDVVVQQEFVPVTIPEALLAPIPPVYKPVTTTGGIVDQLTATRGSRAVCVAQLDGIRKYQADTQSLFPPPAVPGPKKATTK; this is encoded by the coding sequence ATGGCCTGGTGCCTGGTGGCCTTCTGCGGGTGCTCAACCGCCCACGACGTCGTCGTCCAGCAAGAGTTCGTTCCCGTAACCATCCCGGAAGCGCTGCTGGCTCCCATTCCGCCGGTCTACAAGCCCGTCACCACTACCGGCGGCATCGTCGACCAGCTGACGGCTACGCGCGGCTCCAGGGCCGTGTGCGTGGCCCAGCTGGACGGCATTCGAAAGTATCAGGCTGACACCCAAAGCCTGTTCCCGCCCCCGGCGGTACCCGGGCCGAAGAAGGCAACGACCAAATGA
- a CDS encoding RNA ligase family protein, which produces MQLILDWAGARAFTKNGHDWSKRFWPIVDAAEKLPAKSFIIDGEMIAPEADGRPNFHQMHSRMAWNAELLAFVAFDILHKDDKDLRPLPAIERKAMLWELVQPATGIIQYSQHVEGGGADFFAAVDKLNLEGMVSKRRNSPYRSGESDAWLKTKCWDIDDLDLIGVKRQTGKQTEGLFAKDGKYVGKAVIATSRAIKERLWQRIERDRAEQPAGVPTAVADPSVEWVGPGMTARVRYLRGESKLRHASVQDLHEEDADGRG; this is translated from the coding sequence GTGCAACTGATCCTCGATTGGGCCGGCGCGCGCGCATTCACGAAGAACGGGCATGATTGGTCAAAGCGGTTCTGGCCCATCGTCGACGCCGCCGAAAAACTGCCGGCGAAGTCATTCATCATCGATGGCGAGATGATTGCTCCTGAGGCTGACGGCCGGCCGAATTTCCACCAGATGCACTCGCGGATGGCCTGGAACGCCGAACTGCTGGCTTTTGTGGCCTTCGACATCTTGCACAAGGACGACAAGGATCTCCGCCCGCTACCAGCGATCGAGCGCAAGGCGATGCTGTGGGAACTGGTGCAGCCGGCCACCGGCATTATCCAGTATAGCCAGCATGTCGAAGGCGGTGGCGCCGACTTCTTTGCGGCCGTCGACAAGTTGAACCTTGAGGGCATGGTGTCGAAGCGCCGCAACAGCCCCTATCGCAGCGGAGAATCCGACGCCTGGTTGAAGACGAAATGTTGGGACATTGACGATCTCGACCTGATCGGCGTCAAGCGCCAAACCGGCAAGCAGACCGAGGGGCTATTTGCTAAGGACGGGAAATACGTTGGGAAGGCAGTCATCGCAACTAGCCGCGCCATCAAGGAACGACTATGGCAGCGCATCGAGCGTGACCGGGCCGAGCAGCCGGCAGGCGTGCCGACGGCGGTGGCGGACCCGAGCGTGGAATGGGTCGGGCCTGGAATGACGGCCCGGGTGCGATATCTTCGCGGCGAATCCAAACTGCGCCACGCCTCGGTGCAGGATCTCCACGAGGAGGATGCAGATGGCCGTGGCTAA
- a CDS encoding DUF768 domain-containing protein, translating into MSTRGINFLDRWMAEQLPETATDDPIVISDLADKAMRAADKAGIPTAEITEEVPSVFEVIAEAMDHREGGTP; encoded by the coding sequence ATGAGCACGCGCGGCATCAACTTCCTCGACCGATGGATGGCAGAACAGTTGCCTGAGACCGCGACTGACGATCCGATCGTCATTAGCGACCTTGCGGACAAGGCAATGAGGGCGGCCGACAAGGCCGGCATTCCTACCGCCGAGATCACCGAGGAAGTGCCGAGCGTGTTCGAGGTCATCGCTGAAGCGATGGACCATCGCGAAGGGGGCACGCCTTAA
- a CDS encoding DUF768 domain-containing protein, which produces MTERAVRFLHLWLERNDLLDGRPVDDAEISRFATQLFLEAEAEGIGETEISDSFDEVHKGLVDIIRRRHRPPALKQQKVDWSIDAA; this is translated from the coding sequence ATGACCGAGCGGGCCGTCCGCTTTCTGCACCTATGGTTGGAACGAAACGATCTGCTAGACGGTCGCCCGGTCGACGATGCCGAAATCTCCAGGTTCGCCACTCAGCTATTCCTTGAAGCCGAAGCTGAAGGAATTGGGGAAACAGAAATTTCCGATAGTTTTGACGAGGTTCATAAGGGCCTCGTCGACATCATACGCCGCCGCCACAGACCGCCAGCGCTGAAACAACAGAAGGTCGACTGGTCGATCGACGCCGCTTGA
- a CDS encoding SOS response-associated peptidase → MCGRVFVKTTIPDMVRRFEFAHPGDVERMGNGFPIWNGVPSLNYPIIIREELATSMAGFVSARWGFVPGWARDGSGRPPPVNARCETIATNGLFRKAYASRRCLVPVDGYFEWQKLDASGKRKQPYAIAMKDDEPFAMAGIWEEYADKITGELIRTFAIVTCEPNSLMATIHDRMPVILAPEDYMRWLGPEPDPRDLMKPYPSDLMKMWPIGSKVGSPRNNTPDIIDEIGRPDIIDVKGHGPDDLFDV, encoded by the coding sequence ATGTGTGGACGCGTTTTCGTCAAGACGACAATCCCTGACATGGTGCGGCGCTTTGAGTTTGCCCATCCTGGCGACGTCGAGCGCATGGGGAATGGCTTCCCGATTTGGAACGGTGTGCCGAGCCTGAACTATCCGATCATCATCCGCGAAGAATTGGCTACCTCCATGGCCGGTTTCGTGTCAGCGAGGTGGGGCTTTGTTCCCGGCTGGGCTCGTGACGGGAGCGGCCGCCCTCCGCCCGTCAACGCACGCTGCGAGACCATCGCGACCAATGGGTTGTTTCGCAAAGCCTATGCCTCACGGCGCTGCCTGGTGCCAGTAGACGGGTATTTCGAATGGCAGAAGCTGGATGCCTCGGGCAAGAGGAAACAGCCTTATGCGATCGCGATGAAGGATGACGAGCCCTTCGCCATGGCCGGCATTTGGGAAGAGTATGCCGACAAGATCACGGGCGAACTGATCCGCACCTTTGCCATCGTCACCTGCGAACCTAACAGCCTGATGGCAACCATCCATGACCGAATGCCGGTGATACTGGCGCCGGAAGATTACATGCGCTGGCTCGGACCGGAACCTGATCCTCGCGACCTGATGAAGCCCTATCCCTCCGATCTGATGAAGATGTGGCCGATCGGCAGCAAGGTCGGCAGCCCCCGCAACAATACGCCTGACATCATCGACGAGATCGGCCGGCCCGATATCATCGACGTGAAAGGCCACGGCCCCGACGACCTATTCGACGTCTGA
- a CDS encoding TIGR04255 family protein, giving the protein MSRPAGLADFANPPLDEVVLGVQFVRHPEYNDLFAWRVREAFKAEFPNYSEVPRLDPRFEVFGGADTLASFQFNITQSEPSKRYWFIADDDSHLLQFQDDRFFLNWRRRPGNLYPRHEAVAAMFYRYLERLGSLYISDKVPFVVKQAEIAYINVIPMVEKTLLSDWLSIVNPTALNIEQLNANFSEVVFSRDGENPVARMYYEVGLFTSREVRRAIRLMLTYRGAPVENSSQSIVDFIAAGRERIVNRFCDITTEKAHRSWSRKQ; this is encoded by the coding sequence ATGAGTAGGCCAGCGGGCCTTGCCGATTTTGCCAACCCGCCATTGGATGAGGTTGTTCTCGGTGTCCAGTTTGTACGACATCCAGAATATAATGACCTGTTCGCATGGCGGGTCAGAGAAGCATTCAAGGCTGAGTTCCCGAACTACAGCGAAGTGCCGAGGCTGGATCCTAGATTTGAGGTATTCGGCGGGGCCGATACTCTAGCGAGCTTCCAGTTCAACATCACGCAAAGTGAGCCGAGCAAGCGATATTGGTTTATTGCTGATGACGACAGCCACCTCCTTCAATTTCAAGATGACCGATTCTTTCTGAATTGGAGAAGACGCCCCGGTAATCTCTACCCTCGCCATGAGGCAGTGGCGGCCATGTTTTATCGTTACCTTGAGCGACTTGGGAGCCTCTACATATCCGACAAGGTACCGTTCGTGGTAAAACAGGCGGAGATCGCCTATATCAACGTAATCCCGATGGTCGAGAAGACGCTGCTGAGCGACTGGTTGAGCATAGTCAATCCGACCGCCTTGAATATCGAGCAGCTCAATGCCAATTTTTCGGAAGTGGTATTTTCTCGGGACGGCGAGAACCCTGTCGCGAGAATGTATTATGAAGTTGGCCTTTTTACCTCTCGGGAAGTCCGTCGGGCGATAAGGTTGATGTTGACCTACCGAGGCGCGCCCGTCGAAAATAGCAGCCAAAGTATCGTGGATTTCATCGCTGCTGGTAGGGAACGGATTGTAAATAGATTCTGCGACATTACTACGGAAAAGGCTCATCGGTCATGGTCTCGAAAACAATGA
- a CDS encoding DUF5131 family protein, whose protein sequence is MAETKISWTHTRTADGRLVPGYTFNPWIGCMKVSPACDGCYAENLMAYRYKRVEWGAPGVGIGTRSRTSASNWYNPIRWNKKAAIAETRPFVFCASLSDVFDKAVPVNWRRDLFLLIRSTPHLVWMLLTKRPQNIIAMSADAGGLPENVALGTTCEDQKRWDINVPALIEAKWELKPLFAFVSAEPLLGEIRARAAPIPFSLKSWFRKGALDFDPLSPAQHPLMRIDQIITGGESDQGTFRARPSNPQWYRYFRDDCAATGTVYHHKQNGEWVSVSEVAGEGEHFTFPDGRTVRRIGAAKSGRTIDGVEHLGHFEVAA, encoded by the coding sequence TTGGCTGAAACCAAGATCTCATGGACTCACACGCGCACCGCCGACGGCCGCCTCGTCCCCGGCTATACCTTCAACCCGTGGATCGGCTGCATGAAGGTTTCACCGGCGTGCGACGGCTGCTACGCCGAAAACCTGATGGCCTACCGCTACAAGCGCGTTGAGTGGGGCGCACCAGGCGTCGGCATTGGCACGCGATCGCGGACATCGGCCAGCAACTGGTACAACCCCATCCGGTGGAACAAGAAGGCGGCGATCGCCGAGACACGGCCTTTCGTGTTCTGCGCCAGCCTCTCGGACGTGTTCGACAAGGCGGTGCCCGTCAATTGGCGGCGGGATCTCTTCTTGCTGATCCGATCGACACCGCACCTGGTGTGGATGCTGCTGACCAAGCGGCCGCAGAACATCATCGCCATGTCGGCCGACGCCGGTGGACTGCCTGAGAACGTCGCATTGGGCACCACGTGCGAGGATCAGAAGCGGTGGGACATCAACGTCCCAGCGCTCATCGAAGCGAAGTGGGAGCTCAAGCCCCTGTTCGCCTTCGTGTCGGCCGAGCCACTGCTGGGCGAGATCCGCGCGCGCGCGGCGCCGATTCCTTTCAGCCTGAAATCATGGTTCCGGAAGGGCGCCTTGGATTTCGACCCGCTTTCCCCTGCCCAGCATCCGCTGATGCGCATCGACCAGATCATCACCGGCGGCGAATCCGATCAGGGGACGTTCCGTGCTCGGCCGAGCAACCCGCAGTGGTATCGCTACTTCCGTGACGACTGCGCCGCGACAGGGACGGTCTATCACCACAAACAGAACGGCGAGTGGGTGTCGGTCAGCGAGGTAGCGGGTGAGGGGGAGCATTTCACCTTCCCTGACGGCCGAACCGTTCGCCGCATTGGTGCCGCCAAATCCGGCCGCACGATTGATGGCGTTGAGCATTTGGGCCATTTCGAAGTGGCCGCATGA
- a CDS encoding J domain-containing protein, translating into MREAGRFKATLPASITNVETSLKRFGADSGKAVKNLVISSNYTLTERKPKDSGVAVWFVWDDLQVCIPIDRYTSIEGNLQAIHHVVEARRVEIRHGTLALVRASFRGLLALAPPAGSSWREIFGFTAGDHVVALNINTRYRQLAKTCGSEVALQELNVARDRALKETVQ; encoded by the coding sequence GTGCGCGAGGCCGGGCGCTTCAAGGCCACGCTGCCGGCATCGATTACCAACGTCGAGACATCGCTCAAGCGCTTTGGCGCCGACAGCGGTAAGGCGGTGAAGAACCTCGTCATTTCCTCGAACTACACGCTGACAGAGCGCAAGCCGAAGGATTCGGGCGTTGCCGTCTGGTTCGTGTGGGACGATCTGCAGGTGTGCATTCCGATCGATCGCTACACGTCGATCGAGGGGAACCTGCAAGCCATCCATCACGTCGTCGAGGCGCGGCGCGTCGAGATTCGCCACGGCACCCTGGCGCTTGTCCGAGCGTCGTTTCGTGGCCTGCTCGCCCTGGCTCCGCCTGCCGGGAGCAGCTGGCGCGAGATCTTCGGTTTCACGGCCGGCGATCACGTCGTCGCTCTCAACATCAACACTCGCTACCGCCAACTCGCCAAAACCTGTGGATCAGAGGTCGCCCTGCAAGAACTCAATGTGGCCCGCGACCGGGCTTTGAAGGAAACAGTGCAATGA
- a CDS encoding PepSY domain-containing protein, translated as MSRFLLATSVAVLLASGPAFAADEAPLPPPNAKKLSEILAKVEQRDGFRYVKEVDWDKDAYTVTYYTSDKAKVEITYDPVTAEPK; from the coding sequence ATGTCCAGATTTCTGCTGGCGACCAGCGTCGCCGTTCTTCTCGCCTCCGGGCCGGCCTTCGCCGCGGATGAAGCTCCGCTGCCGCCGCCCAACGCCAAGAAGCTGTCGGAGATCCTTGCCAAGGTCGAGCAGCGCGACGGCTTTCGCTACGTGAAGGAGGTCGACTGGGACAAAGACGCCTACACCGTCACCTACTACACCTCGGACAAGGCAAAGGTCGAAATCACCTACGATCCGGTGACAGCCGAACCAAAGTAA
- a CDS encoding lysozyme inhibitor LprI family protein — MMRSSVRTYSLPALAFVLAAGILGPAPARADGPSFDCAKASLPAEKAICADPQLSAIDLLVAKAYKGFEPAFGGDKRKIARGLIADRNACKSDTACIVSALNNALQTYGNAPSWVQDYNIALIGKKALDVAARNPGNKDQPLPSAVGQCATTHIKTLTTRLGDDPLETASPDAGSAATFTNGGGAVSYDREPGLAASKVGEPVVMCLIAIPRDCPRDDDRGRVYYSLDLVAKGSWALPDSEHLCGGA; from the coding sequence ATGATGCGATCTTCCGTTCGAACCTATTCTTTGCCTGCGCTCGCCTTCGTCCTGGCCGCTGGCATCCTTGGACCCGCTCCGGCGCGCGCGGACGGACCATCCTTCGACTGCGCCAAGGCAAGCCTGCCGGCGGAGAAGGCGATCTGCGCCGACCCGCAGCTGTCGGCCATCGATCTGCTGGTGGCCAAGGCTTACAAGGGTTTCGAGCCGGCATTCGGCGGCGACAAGCGCAAGATCGCCCGCGGGCTGATCGCCGACCGCAATGCCTGCAAGAGCGATACCGCCTGCATCGTCAGCGCGCTGAACAACGCTTTGCAGACCTATGGCAACGCGCCGTCCTGGGTGCAGGACTACAACATCGCGCTGATCGGTAAGAAGGCGCTGGACGTCGCCGCGCGCAACCCCGGCAACAAGGATCAGCCCCTGCCCTCGGCCGTCGGGCAATGCGCCACCACTCACATCAAGACGCTGACCACGCGGCTTGGCGACGATCCGTTGGAAACCGCCTCTCCCGACGCGGGCAGCGCCGCCACCTTCACCAATGGCGGCGGGGCCGTCTCCTATGATCGCGAGCCGGGCCTCGCCGCCTCGAAGGTCGGCGAACCCGTCGTGATGTGCCTGATCGCGATTCCCAGGGACTGCCCTAGGGATGACGACCGCGGTCGGGTCTATTATTCGCTGGACCTCGTCGCCAAGGGCAGCTGGGCCCTGCCGGACTCCGAGCATCTGTGCGGCGGCGCCTGA
- a CDS encoding L,D-transpeptidase family protein: MKFLGKKATAMPLVAIAATLALGAPQAGAQGLFDMLFGGGIRHEPQGEFPPPPPKHRPKAPAGGGGGGVKISGPSYYTYKADKLVRVDFSALTAAPQPAAAQDAAFVPSATGAAFHDAIASLSDYELYAEPDIAKALIAYYSANPDFIWVNGTSLNSRAQDAVRVLGEAASYGLTPADYTVDVPAANSASTDDAAKLRELVRFEMALSARVLRYAHDAQNGRVEPNRMTGYYDFPAKPLDMVGVLKTLAHTQEVRTYLESRHPQNAEYQALRVELEALQASAENEIVVDPKLLLKPGETSPELPKLLSLIARSLDDDMGGTYGELLSRLATSEVYVPELVPLIKAVQVKEGMKGDGVIGPRTVALLAGTSKADKLLKVQVALEELRWLPSDLGSPRVFINQPAFTASYIDNGEEKLKTRVVVGRVTNQTAFFYDQIKQVDFHPYWGVPQSIIVNEMLPRLRSDPGYLDRAGYEVTDSRGKRIPSSAVNWGAYGANIPYSVRQQPSEANALGELKILFPNKHAIYMHDTPQKSFFKQDMRALSHGCVRLQDPRGMAAAVLGTSVDYIAEKLKHGHSTEDVTRKIPVYVAYFTAWPDMSGKVEYFSDVYDRDSRLKQALDATEAVRSPSS, encoded by the coding sequence ATGAAATTTCTCGGTAAAAAAGCAACCGCGATGCCGCTTGTGGCGATCGCGGCAACGCTCGCCCTCGGCGCGCCTCAGGCTGGTGCGCAAGGGCTGTTCGACATGCTGTTCGGCGGCGGCATCAGGCATGAGCCGCAGGGCGAGTTTCCGCCTCCGCCACCAAAGCACAGACCCAAAGCACCGGCCGGCGGCGGCGGTGGTGGCGTGAAGATCAGCGGCCCATCCTACTACACCTACAAGGCCGACAAACTTGTGCGCGTCGACTTCTCGGCGTTGACCGCGGCACCGCAGCCCGCGGCGGCGCAGGATGCCGCGTTCGTTCCATCGGCCACCGGAGCCGCTTTCCACGACGCTATTGCCAGCTTGAGCGACTACGAGCTCTATGCCGAACCCGATATCGCCAAGGCATTGATCGCCTATTATTCAGCCAATCCGGACTTCATCTGGGTGAACGGAACCAGCCTCAACAGCCGCGCCCAGGATGCGGTGCGGGTGCTGGGCGAGGCCGCAAGCTATGGGCTCACGCCCGCCGACTACACGGTCGATGTGCCCGCCGCCAATTCAGCCTCAACGGACGACGCGGCCAAGCTCAGGGAACTCGTGCGCTTCGAGATGGCGCTGTCGGCGCGCGTCCTGCGCTACGCCCATGATGCGCAGAACGGCCGTGTCGAGCCCAACCGGATGACCGGCTACTATGATTTCCCGGCTAAGCCGCTCGACATGGTCGGCGTGCTGAAGACGCTGGCGCATACGCAGGAAGTGCGCACCTACCTCGAATCGCGGCATCCGCAGAATGCGGAGTATCAGGCGCTGCGCGTCGAGCTGGAAGCGCTGCAGGCCAGTGCCGAGAACGAGATCGTCGTCGATCCCAAGCTGCTGCTGAAGCCGGGCGAGACCAGCCCCGAATTGCCAAAACTGCTGTCGCTGATCGCGCGCAGTCTCGATGACGATATGGGCGGCACCTATGGCGAGCTGCTGTCGCGGCTGGCGACCAGTGAGGTCTACGTTCCCGAACTGGTGCCGCTGATCAAGGCGGTGCAGGTGAAGGAAGGCATGAAGGGCGACGGCGTCATCGGTCCGCGCACCGTCGCCTTGCTGGCCGGCACGTCGAAGGCCGACAAGCTGCTCAAGGTGCAGGTGGCGCTGGAGGAACTGCGCTGGCTGCCCTCCGATCTCGGCAGCCCGCGTGTCTTCATCAACCAGCCGGCGTTCACCGCCAGCTACATCGACAATGGCGAGGAGAAGCTGAAGACGCGCGTCGTCGTCGGCCGGGTCACCAACCAGACGGCCTTCTTCTACGACCAGATCAAGCAGGTCGACTTCCATCCCTATTGGGGCGTGCCGCAGTCGATCATCGTCAACGAGATGCTGCCCAGATTGCGCAGCGATCCCGGCTATCTCGATCGTGCCGGCTACGAGGTGACCGATTCGCGCGGCAAGCGCATTCCCTCATCGGCGGTCAATTGGGGCGCCTATGGCGCCAACATTCCCTACAGCGTGCGCCAGCAGCCGAGTGAGGCCAATGCGCTGGGCGAACTGAAGATCCTGTTCCCCAACAAGCACGCGATCTACATGCACGACACGCCGCAGAAATCGTTCTTCAAGCAGGATATGCGTGCGCTCAGCCATGGCTGCGTGCGCCTGCAGGATCCGCGCGGCATGGCGGCGGCGGTGCTTGGCACTTCGGTCGACTACATCGCCGAGAAGCTGAAGCACGGCCATTCGACCGAGGATGTGACGCGCAAGATCCCGGTCTATGTCGCCTATTTCACTGCATGGCCTGACATGTCCGGCAAGGTCGAGTATTTCAGCGACGTCTACGACCGCGACTCCCGGCTGAAGCAGGCACTGGATGCGACCGAGGCGGTACGCTCGCCGTCGAGCTGA
- a CDS encoding IS110 family transposase translates to MKYFAGLDVSLEETSICIVDETGRIVKEARALSDPQALCDALKGTGLPLERIGLEACSLTAWLHDGLHAEGLPAICIETRQANAAMKTMPNKTDRNDARALAQIMRTGWYQQVHVKSRQCRLWRSLLVARRTVLNEMRSIENVVRAMLREAGVKLGLPSRSAFAGRVRELAGADAQMMAMVEPLLAILAVMLGEFARLTKQVLDIVRKEEVCRRLMSAPGVGPITALAFRATIDRPERFGSSRAVGAHLGLTPARYQSGETDIQGRVSRCGDELARTALYEAAHSLLVRSKKWSSLRAWGMTIARRRGMARARVAVARKLAVILHRMWAEATEFRFGKEPAAAAA, encoded by the coding sequence ATGAAGTACTTTGCCGGACTGGACGTGTCTTTGGAAGAGACCTCTATTTGCATTGTCGACGAGACTGGCCGGATCGTGAAGGAGGCGAGAGCGTTGAGCGATCCGCAGGCGTTGTGTGACGCGCTGAAGGGGACCGGCTTGCCGCTTGAGCGGATCGGCCTGGAAGCGTGCTCGCTGACGGCCTGGCTTCACGATGGATTGCACGCCGAAGGCTTGCCGGCGATCTGCATCGAGACGCGGCAGGCCAATGCGGCGATGAAGACCATGCCCAACAAGACCGATCGCAATGACGCCCGCGCGCTGGCGCAGATCATGCGCACCGGCTGGTATCAGCAGGTGCACGTCAAGAGCCGGCAGTGCCGGCTTTGGCGCTCGCTGCTGGTTGCCCGCCGCACGGTGCTGAACGAGATGCGTTCGATCGAGAACGTGGTGCGGGCGATGCTGCGCGAGGCCGGCGTCAAACTGGGCTTGCCGTCGCGCAGCGCTTTTGCCGGCCGCGTGCGGGAACTGGCCGGCGCCGACGCCCAGATGATGGCGATGGTCGAGCCGCTGCTTGCGATCCTCGCCGTCATGCTGGGAGAGTTCGCCCGCCTGACCAAGCAGGTTCTCGATATCGTGCGCAAGGAGGAAGTCTGCCGGCGGCTGATGAGCGCGCCGGGCGTCGGGCCGATCACCGCGCTTGCCTTCCGCGCCACGATCGACCGGCCGGAGCGGTTCGGCTCGTCGCGGGCGGTAGGAGCGCATCTGGGGCTGACGCCGGCGCGCTACCAGTCCGGCGAGACCGACATCCAGGGAAGGGTCAGCCGCTGCGGCGATGAACTCGCCCGCACCGCCCTCTACGAGGCAGCGCATTCGCTGCTCGTGCGATCGAAGAAGTGGTCGAGCCTCAGGGCCTGGGGCATGACCATCGCCAGGCGCCGGGGCATGGCGCGGGCGCGGGTGGCGGTGGCCCGCAAGCTGGCGGTCATCCTGCATCGCATGTGGGCCGAGGCAACCGAATTCCGCTTTGGAAAGGAGCCTGCCGCGGCGGCGGCGTGA
- a CDS encoding TetR/AcrR family transcriptional regulator — protein sequence MSERGRPRTFDRTAALRRAMELFWAKGYEGTSVAELTAAMAINSPSLYAAFGSKEALFLEATEYYTQAEGTEIWAALDKASTACLAMENFLRQTAKAYSQTDRPQGCLIALGALHEDSSSGAICTDLRRRRAENLTALRKRLERGVAEGELPADFDCGAVATFYATVQHGMSIQARDGASCTALMATVTGAMAAWQTLAGPDRA from the coding sequence ATGTCGGAAAGAGGCCGTCCCCGCACCTTCGATCGAACCGCGGCTTTGCGGCGCGCGATGGAGCTGTTCTGGGCCAAGGGCTATGAGGGCACGTCGGTCGCCGAGCTGACCGCGGCGATGGCTATCAATTCGCCCAGCCTCTACGCCGCCTTCGGCAGCAAGGAGGCGCTGTTCCTGGAAGCGACCGAATACTATACGCAAGCCGAAGGGACCGAGATCTGGGCCGCCTTGGACAAGGCATCGACAGCATGCCTGGCGATGGAGAACTTCCTGCGGCAGACAGCCAAGGCCTATTCGCAAACCGATCGCCCGCAGGGATGCCTGATTGCGCTGGGCGCACTGCATGAGGACTCAAGCAGCGGTGCCATCTGCACGGATTTGCGCCGCCGCCGCGCCGAAAACCTCACGGCCTTGCGCAAGCGCCTGGAGCGCGGCGTGGCCGAGGGTGAATTGCCTGCCGACTTCGACTGCGGTGCCGTGGCGACCTTCTACGCCACGGTGCAGCACGGCATGTCCATCCAGGCGCGCGACGGCGCTTCGTGCACCGCGCTGATGGCGACCGTCACCGGCGCGATGGCTGCCTGGCAAACGCTGGCAGGCCCGGACAGAGCGTGA
- a CDS encoding rhodanese-like domain-containing protein, translating to MKKGYRELLDEANAEIEVVSPEEAAGLLEDEDTIFVDLRDPREVERDGKIPGAKHVTRGMLEFWIDPESPYHKPFFASGKSFVFFCAGGWRSALATKTAQDMGLAPVKHILGGYTAWKAAGLPVEPGEKKKA from the coding sequence GTGAAGAAGGGGTATCGCGAACTGCTGGATGAGGCCAACGCCGAGATCGAAGTGGTTTCGCCTGAAGAAGCGGCAGGACTGCTCGAGGACGAGGACACCATCTTCGTCGACCTGCGTGATCCGCGCGAAGTAGAGCGCGATGGGAAAATACCCGGCGCAAAGCATGTCACTCGCGGCATGCTGGAGTTCTGGATCGATCCCGAAAGCCCCTATCACAAGCCGTTCTTCGCCTCGGGCAAGAGCTTCGTTTTCTTCTGCGCCGGCGGCTGGCGCTCGGCGCTCGCCACCAAGACGGCGCAGGACATGGGACTTGCCCCGGTCAAGCACATCCTTGGCGGCTACACCGCCTGGAAGGCGGCCGGACTGCCCGTCGAGCCCGGCGAGAAGAAGAAAGCCTGA